The Bacillus oleivorans genome has a window encoding:
- the rpiB gene encoding ribose 5-phosphate isomerase B, which yields MKVVIASDHGGINLREEIKSLLTELGLEFEDMGCECETSVDYPDYALPVAERVASGEFDRGILICGTGIGMSISANKVKGIRCALVHDVFSAKATRQHNDSNMLAMGERVIGPGLAREIARVWLTTEYEGGRHDKRIGKIKEYEEKNL from the coding sequence GTGAAGGTTGTCATTGCTTCAGATCATGGCGGAATCAACTTAAGAGAAGAAATTAAATCATTATTGACTGAATTAGGGCTTGAATTTGAAGATATGGGCTGTGAATGTGAAACATCGGTGGACTATCCGGACTATGCATTGCCGGTTGCAGAAAGAGTAGCCAGCGGCGAGTTTGACAGAGGAATTTTGATTTGCGGAACTGGAATCGGAATGTCGATTTCCGCTAATAAAGTAAAGGGAATTCGCTGTGCCCTTGTCCATGACGTGTTCAGTGCCAAAGCAACCCGTCAGCATAATGACAGCAATATGCTGGCAATGGGTGAGCGTGTAATCGGACCAGGCCTCGCCCGCGAAATTGCTCGTGTCTGGCTAACGACGGAATACGAAGGCGGCCGTCATGATAAGCGGATCGGAAAAATTAAGGAATACGAAGAAAAGAACCTATAG
- a CDS encoding TIGR01440 family protein gives MDWLKTCEDDWRDIIQDFESQVSLNQKQILVIGCSTSEIAGKRIGTAGTEQVAEMIFKELQSLQDRTKVHLAFQCCEHLNRAIVVEEETAEKFGLEEVTVIPVRKAGGAMATFAYQHFKNPVVVESIKAHAGIDIGDTFIGMHLKPVVVPIRTEKKQVGHAHVTLAKTRPKLIGGERAVYVDSRENQSC, from the coding sequence ATGGATTGGTTAAAAACGTGCGAAGATGATTGGAGAGACATCATTCAAGACTTCGAATCCCAGGTTTCGCTGAATCAAAAGCAGATTCTCGTTATTGGCTGCAGTACCAGTGAAATTGCCGGCAAACGAATTGGAACTGCAGGAACCGAACAAGTGGCGGAAATGATTTTTAAAGAGCTTCAAAGCCTTCAGGACCGGACAAAAGTTCATCTTGCGTTTCAATGCTGTGAACATTTGAATCGCGCCATAGTAGTAGAAGAAGAAACGGCTGAAAAATTCGGATTAGAAGAAGTAACCGTCATACCAGTTCGGAAAGCGGGCGGTGCGATGGCTACCTTTGCTTATCAACACTTTAAAAATCCAGTCGTTGTAGAGTCAATCAAAGCTCACGCTGGAATTGACATCGGTGACACCTTCATAGGCATGCATCTAAAACCGGTAGTCGTTCCAATTCGGACCGAGAAAAAGCAAGTCGGCCACGCCCATGTAACATTAGCCAAAACAAGACCAAAACTCATCGGCGGCGAACGGGCCGTTTACGTCGATTCTCGAGAAAATCAATCGTGTTAA
- a CDS encoding DMT family transporter: MSKNVLGAICLTAAASIWGGMYVVSKYSLDQIPPFGLMWLRYLLGFGLLYAILKGTRQKDTRPLRKKDWFQFAWIGLIGYFISIAAQFWGTKLSNASMGSLITSASPAFIFIFAWILLKEKLTVKKLAALILSTIGVIMVIGLSPSQSQTSLLGNLILVIAAVTWALLSVFVKMASAHHSSLVITTYAVGFGWLWTTPFFIWEAFTVGWSFSSPLLLSLSVIYLGFVSTAGAFFLWNKGLELMEAGIGSLFFFFQPLVGSILGWLLLSEDLSMSFLMGAILILTAVGIATYQRTNHANNRINLERN, translated from the coding sequence ATGAGCAAAAATGTACTAGGAGCGATTTGTTTAACGGCAGCCGCCAGTATTTGGGGCGGGATGTACGTTGTCAGTAAATATTCGCTAGATCAGATTCCGCCATTTGGTTTAATGTGGCTTCGTTATTTGCTTGGGTTCGGACTGCTTTACGCAATTTTAAAAGGGACCCGACAAAAGGATACACGACCTCTTCGAAAAAAGGACTGGTTCCAATTTGCCTGGATTGGATTAATTGGCTATTTTATCTCGATTGCCGCCCAATTCTGGGGGACAAAACTCTCCAATGCAAGCATGGGGTCTTTAATTACTTCCGCATCTCCAGCATTTATTTTTATTTTTGCCTGGATCCTATTAAAAGAAAAATTGACTGTAAAAAAGCTAGCCGCTCTTATTCTCTCAACCATTGGAGTTATCATGGTTATTGGTCTGTCGCCAAGCCAAAGTCAAACTTCACTGCTGGGAAATCTGATTTTAGTCATAGCAGCGGTTACCTGGGCCCTTCTTTCGGTATTTGTCAAAATGGCGTCAGCACACCATAGTTCACTAGTCATTACAACATATGCGGTTGGATTTGGTTGGCTTTGGACAACTCCTTTCTTTATTTGGGAGGCGTTCACAGTAGGGTGGAGCTTTTCTTCGCCATTACTACTATCTTTGTCCGTTATTTACCTTGGTTTTGTTTCAACCGCGGGGGCATTTTTCTTATGGAATAAAGGCTTAGAGTTAATGGAGGCAGGGATTGGATCTTTATTTTTCTTTTTCCAGCCGCTAGTAGGGTCAATTCTGGGGTGGCTGCTGCTTAGTGAAGACCTTTCGATGAGCTTTTTAATGGGGGCCATTTTAATACTTACAGCTGTCGGAATCGCAACCTATCAGCGAACCAATCATGCAAACAACAGGATAAACTTGGAAAGAAATTAA
- a CDS encoding M23 family metallopeptidase, whose product MVILFIYPTDVERVTSGFRTSSRPNHHGVDFAEPGTHEIYATADGTVSRSYVSSSYGEAIFIVHVIDGQTWESVYAHLREGSRRVKEGDRVRQGQVIGIMGNTGDSSGQHLHFELHRGRWNINKTNAVNPLSYLQREETDTQRYRLVTGTFPNAESFVEALRKMRSRFNWVIYEKADSTDFNPNYRIVTGTFTGKASADRAAQQVRDAFGWIVYIQEA is encoded by the coding sequence ATGGTAATACTGTTTATATATCCAACAGATGTCGAACGTGTGACTAGCGGATTTCGTACATCTTCGCGGCCGAACCACCATGGCGTAGATTTTGCAGAACCAGGGACACATGAAATTTATGCTACGGCTGATGGCACTGTTTCCAGGTCCTATGTATCCAGCAGCTATGGGGAGGCAATTTTTATTGTCCACGTCATCGACGGGCAAACGTGGGAGTCGGTATATGCCCACCTGCGCGAAGGCTCGAGGCGTGTAAAGGAAGGCGACCGGGTCCGGCAAGGACAGGTCATCGGAATTATGGGAAACACAGGGGACTCGTCAGGTCAACATCTACACTTTGAACTTCATAGGGGGAGATGGAATATTAATAAAACAAATGCTGTGAATCCTCTTTCATACTTACAACGGGAAGAAACGGATACTCAACGATATCGTTTAGTGACAGGTACATTTCCGAATGCAGAGTCATTCGTAGAAGCTTTAAGAAAGATGAGATCCCGATTCAATTGGGTAATCTATGAAAAGGCTGATTCTACTGATTTCAACCCTAATTATCGGATCGTGACAGGAACATTTACAGGCAAGGCCTCAGCTGACAGAGCAGCGCAGCAGGTTCGCGATGCATTTGGCTGGATTGTCTATATCCAAGAAGCTTAA
- a CDS encoding NUDIX domain-containing protein, whose translation MFIVNVEAAIMKNEKWLVIQRGLKEEHAAGTLSLVGGKVDSGGIVQDVLEETIKREVEEEVGVTITNNIQYVHSTSFIADDNIRVVDIVFLCEIKKGEPYRKSPDEVENIYWLTTEEIMNHPDSPPWLKESIKRAEQITR comes from the coding sequence ATGTTTATCGTAAATGTCGAAGCAGCGATTATGAAAAATGAGAAATGGCTTGTAATACAAAGAGGTCTCAAGGAAGAACATGCTGCGGGGACCTTGTCGCTCGTAGGCGGGAAAGTCGACAGTGGCGGCATTGTTCAAGATGTGCTGGAGGAAACCATTAAGCGCGAAGTAGAAGAAGAGGTCGGAGTTACGATTACAAATAACATCCAATATGTACATAGCACTTCCTTTATTGCAGATGACAATATCCGTGTAGTTGATATTGTATTCTTATGCGAAATAAAGAAAGGTGAACCTTATCGGAAAAGTCCGGACGAAGTCGAAAATATTTATTGGCTGACAACTGAAGAAATTATGAACCACCCAGATTCTCCTCCTTGGCTCAAGGAAAGTATCAAGCGAGCGGAACAAATCACCCGGTAA
- the glyA gene encoding serine hydroxymethyltransferase translates to MSHIKEQDLQVFEAIQKELGRQRTKIELIASENFVSEAVMEAQGSVLTNKYAEGYPAKRYYGGCEYVDVVENIARDRAKQIFGADHANVQPHSGAQANMAVYFTILQPGDTVLGMNLSHGGHLTHGSPVNFSGIQYNFVEYGVDEKTHTISYEDVLQKAKEHKPKLIVAGASAYPREIDFKKFREIADEVGAYLMVDMAHIAGLVAAGLHPNPVPYADFVTTTTHKTLRGPRGGMILCKEEFAKQIDKAIFPGIQGGPLMHVIAAKAVALGEVLDESFKEYAQNIITNAQTLADALQKEGLTLVSSGTDNHLLLVDVRSLGLTGKFAEKILDEVGITVNKNTIPFDPESPFVTSGIRIGTAAVTSRGFGKEEMAEIASIISRVLKNNDDEKVLEQAKQDVSALTSRFTLYPERG, encoded by the coding sequence ATGAGCCATATTAAAGAACAGGACTTACAAGTGTTTGAAGCGATCCAGAAAGAATTGGGCCGTCAGCGTACTAAGATCGAGTTAATTGCCTCTGAAAATTTCGTTTCAGAAGCTGTCATGGAAGCCCAAGGCTCTGTCTTAACCAATAAATATGCAGAAGGCTATCCGGCTAAGCGTTACTACGGTGGTTGTGAATATGTAGACGTTGTAGAAAATATTGCAAGAGACCGTGCCAAGCAAATTTTTGGCGCAGATCACGCGAATGTTCAGCCTCATTCTGGGGCTCAAGCAAATATGGCGGTTTACTTCACCATTTTACAGCCAGGAGATACGGTGCTGGGAATGAACCTTTCTCATGGCGGCCACTTAACACATGGCAGTCCGGTTAACTTTAGCGGAATTCAATATAATTTCGTTGAATATGGGGTAGATGAAAAAACTCATACGATTAGCTATGAAGATGTTCTGCAAAAAGCAAAAGAACATAAGCCGAAGCTAATCGTTGCGGGTGCAAGTGCATACCCTAGAGAGATTGATTTCAAAAAGTTCAGAGAGATTGCGGATGAAGTCGGAGCCTACTTAATGGTGGATATGGCTCATATTGCCGGTTTAGTGGCAGCAGGATTGCATCCAAATCCAGTTCCTTATGCTGATTTTGTCACTACCACAACTCATAAAACCCTTCGCGGACCTCGCGGCGGTATGATTCTATGTAAAGAAGAATTCGCGAAACAAATCGATAAAGCGATCTTCCCTGGAATTCAAGGCGGTCCGCTTATGCACGTAATTGCTGCCAAAGCAGTCGCATTAGGGGAAGTATTGGATGAAAGCTTTAAGGAATATGCACAAAATATTATCACCAATGCCCAAACCCTGGCAGATGCCCTTCAAAAAGAAGGCTTGACTCTAGTTTCTAGCGGAACAGACAATCACCTTTTACTAGTCGATGTTCGTTCTTTAGGTCTTACTGGTAAATTTGCTGAAAAGATTTTGGATGAAGTCGGAATCACGGTTAATAAAAACACGATTCCATTTGATCCAGAAAGTCCATTTGTAACAAGCGGAATCCGTATTGGTACAGCGGCTGTTACATCCCGCGGTTTTGGAAAAGAAGAAATGGCAGAAATTGCGTCCATTATCAGCCGTGTCTTAAAGAATAATGACGATGAAAAAGTATTAGAACAAGCAAAGCAAGACGTTTCAGCTTTGACAAGCCGCTTTACCCTTTACCCTGAAAGAGGATAG
- the upp gene encoding uracil phosphoribosyltransferase — protein sequence MAKVYVFDHPLIQHKLTYIRDKNTGTKEFRELVDEVATLMAFEATRDLPLEEVEIETPVSKAKAKTLSGKKLGVVPILRAGIGMVDGILKLIPAAKVGHIGLYRDPETLKPVEYYVKLPSDVEERDFIVVDPMLATGGSAVEALNSLKKRGAKHMKLMCLIAAPEGVKAVEEAHPDVDIYIAALDERLNDHGYIVPGLGDAGDRLFGTK from the coding sequence TTGGCAAAGGTATATGTTTTCGATCATCCATTAATCCAACATAAATTAACGTACATACGAGATAAAAACACAGGAACAAAAGAATTCCGCGAGCTAGTCGATGAAGTGGCGACACTAATGGCTTTTGAAGCAACTAGAGATCTTCCGCTCGAAGAAGTAGAAATTGAAACACCCGTAAGTAAAGCTAAAGCAAAAACATTATCGGGTAAAAAATTAGGTGTTGTTCCGATTTTACGGGCTGGGATCGGCATGGTTGACGGGATATTAAAGCTGATACCAGCCGCAAAAGTGGGTCACATTGGCTTATACAGAGACCCAGAAACACTCAAGCCGGTTGAATACTATGTGAAGCTTCCTTCTGATGTGGAAGAACGTGATTTCATTGTCGTGGACCCAATGCTTGCAACAGGCGGATCTGCTGTCGAAGCATTAAACTCTTTGAAAAAACGCGGTGCTAAGCATATGAAGCTTATGTGTTTAATAGCCGCACCTGAAGGGGTAAAGGCAGTAGAGGAAGCCCATCCAGATGTAGATATTTATATTGCTGCTCTTGATGAGAGGCTAAACGATCACGGCTACATCGTACCAGGACTAGGAGACGCAGGCGACCGTTT